One Pectinophora gossypiella chromosome 9, ilPecGoss1.1, whole genome shotgun sequence genomic region harbors:
- the LOC126369883 gene encoding retinol dehydrogenase 14-like, which translates to MLVSLLVLNLILAVIIKLYCKLTCGICRCSRHLVGRVVVVTGGNSGIGYETAKNMAERGARVILACRSETRGTAARDQIVQATGNTDVHFRRLDLASFASVRAFADMILKTEKRLDILINNAGIFQSKNEKTEDGLLLCMQVNHFGPFLLTSLLLPLLKSSAPSRIINVSSMAYQRGQIDFDNLNLEKGTEFQRHQMYSNSKLCNVLITTELERRLKGTGVTVNCLHPGFVKTNIVDVSKGWTKYLAVPAKLVVKNAWEGAQTSIYLAVSPDVAEVSGRYFRDCFEVSINKLAQDAEIARKLWEVSEKLTALK; encoded by the coding sequence ATGTTAGTTTCGTtattagttttaaatttaatattagcTGTAATAATTAAACTGTATTGCAAGTTAACATGTGGGATATGTAGATGTAGCAGACATTTAGTGGGTAGAGTAGTTGTAGTGACTGGAGGGAATTCTGGAATTGGATATGAGACGGCGAAGAACATGGCGGAGAGAGGGGCGCGGGTCATCCTGGCCTGCCGGAGCGAGACCCGGGGCACCGCAGCCCGCGACCAGATCGTGCAGGCCACCGGTAACACCGACGTACACTTCCGAAGATTAGACCTGGCGTCCTTCGCCTCCGTCCGAGCATTCGCGGACATGATTCTCAAAACGGAAAAACGCCTCGACATCCTCATCAATAACGCCGGCATATTCCAATCCAAAAACGAAAAAACAGAAGATGGACTACTCCTTTGCATGCAGGTCAACCACTTCGGACCATTCCTCCTGACCTCTTTACTGCTCCCCTTACTGAAATCCTCTGCTCCCAGCCGCATAATAAACGTATCATCAATGGCTTATCAACGCGGCCaaattgatttcgacaatttaAACTTGGAAAAGGGCACAGAGTTCCAACGACACCAAATGTATAGCAATTCAAAATTGTGTAACGTGCTAATAACGACTGAACTGGAGCGACGTCTTAAAGGCACTGGCGTGACGGTAAATTGTTTACATCCAGGATTTGTGAAGACGAACATCGTTGACGTGTCGAAAGGATGGACAAAATATTTGGCTGTGCCAGCAAAACTAGTGGTAAAAAATGCGTGGGAAGGAGCTCAGACCAGTATATATCTAGCCGTATCGCCCGACGTGGCCGAAGTTAGCGGGCGATACTTCAGGGACTGTTTCGAAGTAAGCATAAACAAGCTGGCTCAGGACGCGGAGATAGCTCGTAAACTGTGGGAAGTATCGGAAAAACTTACcgcattaaaataa
- the LOC126369781 gene encoding uncharacterized protein LOC126369781 encodes MDEPQYQESKQTLSSESEEDGVNTRPRRKHIKMATPTLPAPSLAQLPPPAANGPSPVQLRIPPFWPEKPTVWFAQVEGQFAIMHITDDATKFYHILATLDRQFAAEVEDVLTGPASYQRLKEELIKRLSVSRENKVKQLLMHEQLGNRKPSQFLRHLQHLAGPAIPEDFLKTIWTSRLPTGLQPIVASQPTLSLDALAELADRVNDIVAPSQQVAAASTSSSSSPIDELARQVAELTKQVCALTMQARHRPRSRERRSEARNRSRSSSRRSQSSYRRHPICWFHNKHGAKANRCIKPCDYHSGNFPGSQ; translated from the coding sequence ATGGACGAACCGCAGTACCAAGAGTCGAAGCAGACGTTGTCCAGTGAAAGCGAAGAGGACGGGGTTAACACGCGACCACGACGCAAGCACATCAAGATGGCGACGCCCACTTTACCGGCACCGTCATTAGCGCAACTACCGCCACCGGCAGCAAACGGACCATCTCCGGTGCAGTTGCGTATACCGCCATTCTGGCCAGAAAAACCGACAGTTTGGTTCGCACAAGTTGAAGGTCAGTTTGCAATAATGCATATCACTGATGACGCAACCAAATTTTATCATATTCTGGCCACCCTGGACAGGCAGTTTGCGGCAGAAGTTGAAGACGTTCTCACTGGCCCCGCCAGTTACCAACGTCTGAAGGAAGAGCTTATCAAGAGGCTTTCGGTGTCCCGCGAAAATAAGGTCAAACAGTTACTCATGCACGAGCAGTTGGGTAACCGAAAGCCATCACAATTCCTGCGACACCTCCAGCACTTAGCGggaccagcaataccagaggaCTTCCTTAAAACTATATGGACGAGCCGTCTTCCCACTGGGTTGCAGCCAATCGTTGCGTCCCAGCCTACCCTGTCCCTGGATGCCCTGGCCGAACTCGCCGACCGGGTAAATGACATCGTGGCGCCTTCGCAGCAGGTCGCAGCAGCGtcaacatcatcatcgtcatcaccgaTCGACGAGCTGGCACGTCAGGTAGCGGAGCTGACGAAGCAAGTCTGCGCCCTGACAATGCAAGCCAGGCACCGACCACGATCCAGAGAACGAAGGTCCGAGGCCAGGAACCGCTCCAGATCATCATCACGCAGATCACAATCCAGTTATCGGAGACACCCCATCTGCTGGTTCCACAATAAGCACGGAGCGAAGGCGAACCGGTGCATAAAGCCCTGCGATTATCACTCGGGAAACTTCCCGGGCAGTCAGTAG
- the LOC126369780 gene encoding uncharacterized protein LOC126369780 produces the protein MCVEEEEVPALSTSYFWNCITFSEDCPFFTTVDPKLRYFGFGIAILYGAFLLMILADMGFFWSLDNLQHQVDYYINLVTTKVKRVQMDQRRLMSVQERATKQKKRSEDCTRLVSSLRGALHSENPKDIALLTNFDDTTSADATDWNSFLNIVDY, from the coding sequence ATGTGTGTAGAAGAGGAGGAGGTGCCGGCACTATCCACCTCCTATTTTTGGAACTGCATCACCTTCAGCGAGGACTGCCCTTTCTTCACCACCGTCGACCCTAAGTTGCGCTACTTTGGCTTTGGCATAGCAATTCTCTATGGAGCATTCTTGTTAATGATCCTTGCGGACATGGGATTCTTCTGGTCTTTAGACAACTTGCAACACCAAGTGGACTACTACATAAATCTAGTGACAACAAAAGTGAAACGTGTACAAATGGACCAGCGCAGGTTGATGTCCGTGCAGGAGCGAGCCACTAAGCAGAAGAAGAGGAGTGAGGACTGTACGCGGCTGGTGTCTAGTCTCCGAGGGGCGCTGCACTCTGAGAATCCCAAAGACATTGCCTTACTTACAAACTTCGACGATACCACCTCAGCAGACGCAACCGACTGGAATAGTTTCTTGAATATAGTAGATTACTAA
- the LOC126369881 gene encoding retinol dehydrogenase 13-like codes for MVLWTILGVIVIIVLCVKVYQKLTCGICKSSAHMVGKVVLITGGNSGIGLETAKDLASRGARVLIACRSVKRAEEAKEEIVKFSGNADVDFYQLDLSSLRSVREFCQQIIKNEKRLDVLINNAGAGGLGNYKTEDGLQVGMQVNYFAPFLLTCLLLPLMKTSAPSRIINVSSLMHKYAEMDFENLNMEKYWSDYLVYANSKLFLILMTEELSKRLEGSGVTVNCLHPGVASTNIFQNIPSAIVRAIVGGIVGFMFQTVWEASQTSIFLSVAPEVATVSGKYFSDCREAKPSKLAQDPELAKKLFVESERLVKYTVPAQ; via the coding sequence ATGGTGCTGTGGACAATTTTAGGAGTTATAGTAATAATTGTACTTTGTGTTAAAGTGTATCAGAAATTGACTTGTGGAATATGTAAGTCCAGTGCGCACATGGTAGGGAAGGTAGTGTTAATTACGGGAGGGAATAGCGGAATTGGACTGGAAACGGCGAAAGACCTGGCAAGTCGAGGGGCGCGTGTGCTCATTGCTTGTCGAAGCGTGAAGCGAGCGGAGGAAGCTAAGGAAGAAATTGTCAAGTTCTCTGGCAACGCGGACGTAGACTTTTATCAGCTCGATTTGTCCTCGCTGCGGTCCGTGCGGGAATTCTgtcaacaaattataaaaaatgagAAGCGTCTGGACGTGCTGATTAACAACGCCGGCGCCGGCGGGCTCGGCAACTACAAGACCGAGGACGGGCTGCAGGTCGGCATGCAAGTCAACTACTTCGCGCCCTTCCTACTGACCTGTTTGTTGCTGCCTCTTATGAAAACCTCTGCACCTAGTCGCATAATAAACGTCTCCTCTCTGATGCACAAGTACGCTGAGATGGACTTTGAGAACTTGAATATGGAAAAATACTGGAGTGATTATTTAGTTTATGCCAATAGTAAATTGTTTCTAATTTTAATGACTGAAGAGCTGAGTAAGAGGTTGGAAGGCTCGGGGGTGACGGTGAACTGTTTGCATCCGGGTGTTGCATCGACGAATATTTTTCAGAACATTCCTAGTGCTATTGTGAGGGCTATAGTTGGTGGAATTGTAGGGTTTATGTTTCAAACGGTGTGGGAGGCGTCACAGACGTCTATTTTCCTCTCTGTGGCTCCAGAAGTGGCAACTGTTAGTGGCAAGTACTTCAGTGACTGTCGAGAAGCGAAGCCGTCCAAGTTGGCCCAAGATCCGGAACTGGCAAAGAAACTTTTCGTTGAATCTGAAAGACTTGTAAAATACACAGTACCTGCTCAATAA